The Streptococcus sp. S5 genome contains a region encoding:
- a CDS encoding DUF1492 domain-containing protein — protein sequence MNIASRLSALKYIDIKIKSKRQEIENLKSAILKGQVYSDEPKGSKQGNATEDLNIKIIDGVEKIRAEIHQLMEERTRLINAIEDLDDPLENIVLRLMYVNGYSWQETKRELNYSHATIQRARAKAIEHLVIKDEPTFNK from the coding sequence GTGAACATAGCAAGTAGACTATCTGCATTAAAGTATATTGATATCAAAATCAAATCCAAACGGCAGGAGATCGAAAACCTCAAGTCAGCTATTTTAAAAGGGCAGGTATATTCAGACGAACCGAAAGGCAGTAAGCAAGGAAATGCAACGGAAGATTTAAACATTAAAATAATAGACGGGGTGGAAAAGATCCGTGCTGAGATTCATCAGCTCATGGAAGAACGCACGCGCTTGATTAATGCCATCGAGGATTTAGATGACCCGTTGGAAAATATCGTGTTGAGATTGATGTACGTTAATGGCTACTCATGGCAAGAAACCAAGAGAGAATTAAATTATTCTCATGCGACAATCCAAAGAGCAAGAGCGAAAGCAATCGAACATTTAGTTATTAAAGATGAACCAACATTTAACAAATGA
- a CDS encoding phage terminase small subunit P27 family yields MGRKMKLVATTKSHLTKEEKIARKKIEDKASDGLEALQITPPKHFDAIAKAEYKRVINDLRKLPLRNLDRAILETYCTWYAVYKEISRGLQKEGYVYETSSGKVLPNKMLYSLERATTNLTRAASQLGLTVDSRMKLYVPQVEEKKTSIFDKFGG; encoded by the coding sequence TTGGGACGAAAAATGAAGCTAGTGGCGACTACTAAAAGCCATTTAACCAAAGAAGAAAAAATCGCACGCAAAAAGATCGAAGATAAGGCTTCTGATGGTTTGGAAGCATTGCAGATCACACCACCAAAACACTTCGATGCGATTGCAAAAGCTGAATACAAGCGTGTGATTAATGACTTACGAAAGCTACCCCTCAGAAATCTGGATCGAGCGATTTTAGAGACCTATTGTACATGGTACGCAGTCTACAAGGAAATATCCCGTGGATTGCAGAAAGAGGGATATGTGTACGAGACAAGCAGTGGTAAAGTCTTACCGAATAAGATGCTATACAGTCTGGAACGTGCGACTACTAACTTAACACGGGCAGCATCACAACTTGGTTTGACCGTGGACAGTCGGATGAAGTTGTATGTTCCACAAGTGGAAGAAAAGAAAACCAGTATATTTGATAAATTCGGAGGATAA
- a CDS encoding HNH endonuclease — protein sequence MRPQKLTMSRGKRVLSDYGSRQDEYAEYNRMRWKYDREAKAFYNSKEWKALSRLVLLENDYVCEYCGDEATMSDHVIPLKADWNRRLDRSNLKASCKRCNDKRAILYRNNLL from the coding sequence ATGAGACCACAGAAGTTAACGATGTCAAGAGGTAAGCGAGTCTTATCTGACTATGGTTCAAGGCAAGACGAATACGCTGAATACAATCGTATGCGATGGAAGTACGATCGAGAAGCCAAAGCATTTTATAATTCAAAAGAATGGAAAGCATTATCTCGATTGGTTCTGCTTGAGAATGATTATGTTTGTGAATATTGTGGAGACGAAGCAACAATGTCAGATCATGTGATTCCATTGAAAGCTGATTGGAATCGAAGATTAGATAGAAGTAATCTAAAAGCAAGTTGCAAAAGATGTAATGATAAGAGAGCAATTCTCTATCGGAACAATCTATTGTGA
- a CDS encoding MazG-like family protein has protein sequence MELEHELVTLTKKWFVDRDLENGGRLDKQALKLSEEFGELCAGYLKQNEKLTKDSIGDCAVVIVGLALLIKEDVHSIFKIADGVRPREAMECFKLLNANISEFQLSQDLASKEMCKHNLVRAVAYLKSISKALNYDFADCFEVAYNEIKDRKGKWIDGSFVKEEDLPNE, from the coding sequence ATGGAATTAGAACACGAATTAGTAACGTTAACTAAGAAATGGTTTGTGGATCGTGACCTTGAGAATGGTGGGCGATTGGACAAGCAGGCTCTTAAATTAAGCGAGGAGTTTGGCGAGCTATGCGCAGGGTATCTCAAACAAAATGAGAAGCTGACCAAGGACAGTATTGGTGATTGTGCAGTCGTGATTGTAGGGCTGGCATTGTTAATCAAAGAGGATGTACACAGTATCTTCAAGATCGCAGATGGTGTTAGACCAAGAGAAGCAATGGAATGTTTTAAATTGTTGAACGCTAATATTTCAGAGTTCCAGTTGTCGCAGGATTTAGCGAGCAAAGAAATGTGCAAACACAATCTAGTACGTGCGGTAGCTTATCTTAAATCTATTAGTAAGGCACTTAACTACGACTTTGCGGATTGCTTTGAGGTGGCATATAACGAAATCAAAGACCGCAAAGGTAAATGGATTGATGGAAGTTTTGTGAAAGAAGAGGATTTGCCGAATGAATAA
- a CDS encoding VRR-NUC domain-containing protein, which produces MKTEHTIQNEIRVALTENGYTVFRANVGKVKTADGRWFDTGLPKGHPDLYGFRPDGKIFYIEVKNANGRVRPEQKQFIKTVKARGALAGIARSVEDALAIIKETNHE; this is translated from the coding sequence GTGAAAACTGAACATACTATACAAAATGAAATACGGGTGGCCTTAACAGAAAATGGCTATACAGTATTTCGGGCGAATGTCGGGAAAGTTAAAACCGCAGATGGCAGATGGTTTGATACGGGACTACCGAAGGGCCATCCAGATTTATACGGATTTAGACCCGATGGAAAAATATTTTACATCGAAGTAAAAAATGCAAACGGTCGAGTGAGACCAGAACAAAAACAATTTATTAAAACAGTAAAAGCGCGTGGCGCACTTGCAGGAATTGCACGTAGTGTAGAAGATGCGCTGGCAATCATAAAGGAGACAAACCATGAATAA
- a CDS encoding SIALI-17 repeat-containing surface protein: MNKKIILATVATIAAVGTAQGVKADEVQGTTGTGTETSGVTPSVVGTPGTEQNNTTAVVEQPTTETTNEKTGSESDNSNQSGNATQFTKNGSDIQVTNPEVVVDQSNGTGKYQPFSVEYKNIEFPDDLTINEGDKVTFTLPEEVKFQTNFDFDVYNPEKQVVGKATTDTATNTVTTVFNNYFKDHPLNKQMSLKMDATWTDKVESGKPVTANFNGTFVTAQIGAEQVIGKDELISKWGSQDKNDPTVINWTVRLNYARKVLNYVTIIDEMSENQKLVDDYFEIKNIESVDPWIDKGSAMDLVKSIAKSDHGFTIKMDRLEHMIYVNYKTKLVNAVKDSVNPTNKIELKAESDGAVSYSYVQLVGGRGDASGENKPIWEIPNDAPKYEKPSIDLKDIPLMPPAPIVDIPEWKGGTTPWDAPQYDKPEWNGGTVPFDAPVLDKPEINIEDIPMMPPAPVLEKPELIIDLPKPNTPTVTIDKPSIPVEINSKPSKTTVEPQKEQVNVIYQPTKTNAHTLPNTGSESGLVLSFAGMFILGGMARIALKHEGE, from the coding sequence ATGAATAAAAAAATCATTTTAGCAACAGTCGCAACAATCGCAGCGGTCGGAACAGCACAAGGAGTAAAAGCAGATGAAGTACAAGGAACAACTGGAACAGGAACTGAAACAAGCGGAGTCACACCTTCGGTGGTTGGAACACCAGGAACAGAACAAAATAATACAACAGCAGTTGTTGAACAGCCAACTACTGAAACTACAAATGAAAAAACAGGAAGTGAAAGCGACAATAGTAACCAATCGGGAAATGCTACACAATTTACAAAAAATGGAAGTGACATTCAAGTAACGAATCCAGAGGTCGTGGTGGACCAGTCAAATGGAACAGGGAAGTATCAACCCTTTAGCGTGGAATATAAAAACATTGAATTTCCAGACGATCTCACAATCAACGAAGGGGACAAAGTAACGTTCACGCTTCCAGAAGAAGTTAAGTTTCAAACAAACTTTGACTTTGATGTATACAATCCTGAGAAGCAAGTAGTTGGTAAAGCTACTACTGACACGGCAACTAACACAGTTACTACTGTATTCAATAACTACTTTAAAGATCATCCACTTAATAAGCAGATGTCACTTAAGATGGATGCGACTTGGACTGACAAAGTGGAATCTGGAAAACCAGTCACGGCTAATTTCAACGGTACATTTGTTACTGCTCAAATTGGTGCAGAACAAGTTATTGGTAAAGATGAACTCATTTCCAAATGGGGATCACAAGATAAGAATGATCCTACAGTCATTAACTGGACTGTACGCTTGAACTACGCACGAAAAGTCTTGAACTATGTAACTATCATTGACGAAATGAGTGAAAACCAAAAACTTGTTGATGACTACTTTGAGATCAAGAATATTGAAAGTGTAGATCCGTGGATTGATAAAGGATCAGCTATGGACTTGGTTAAATCAATCGCCAAATCAGACCATGGATTCACAATTAAAATGGATCGCCTAGAGCATATGATTTATGTTAACTACAAGACTAAACTTGTTAATGCAGTCAAGGATTCAGTTAATCCAACTAACAAGATTGAGTTAAAGGCCGAGTCTGATGGTGCTGTTTCATATAGTTATGTACAGTTGGTCGGAGGTCGTGGTGATGCCAGCGGTGAGAATAAACCAATTTGGGAAATTCCAAATGACGCTCCGAAATACGAGAAACCATCTATCGATTTGAAAGATATCCCTCTAATGCCTCCTGCACCTATTGTGGATATTCCAGAGTGGAAAGGCGGAACAACTCCGTGGGACGCACCACAATATGACAAGCCAGAATGGAATGGTGGTACAGTACCGTTTGACGCTCCTGTTTTGGATAAACCAGAGATCAATATTGAAGATATCCCAATGATGCCACCAGCTCCAGTATTGGAAAAACCAGAACTTATCATCGACTTACCAAAACCAAACACACCTACAGTTACGATAGATAAACCTAGCATTCCCGTTGAAATCAATTCTAAGCCGTCTAAAACGACCGTAGAGCCTCAGAAAGAGCAAGTGAATGTTATTTATCAACCGACTAAAACAAACGCTCACACGCTCCCTAATACAGGTTCGGAGAGTGGACTGGTTCTTTCATTCGCTGGTATGTTTATCCTCGGTGGTATGGCACGGATTGCATTAAAGCATGAGGGTGAATAA
- a CDS encoding terminase large subunit, translating to MVDKKYQDVAYKYAKEVLDGKRRVSAKVYKACKRHMRDLENIPNSDYDYFPDMAQNPIDFIEILPDVKTGKPYPLAEFQKFIIASLYGWRRKTDKTIRRFRKALISLARKNGKTILVAGIALYEFLFGRNPAMSRQLFCTANTRAQARIAYDMVRKQLDALRSQNDDIRKATKIVRDELRNLNDESYVRALSRETGAVDGFEPYVGILDEFAASKTNEMIELLESGQGQLDNPLILIISTAGFDLNVPMHAVEYPYIERILNEEITDDGYFVFVAEQDNEDEIKDEANWIKSNPILEVEALYDKMMSYLRKRRKVSLETGTVNEVLVKNFNMWRQSSESSYMDKSSWQQAKLDEKPNTRKRRVWIGVDVGKVNDLFAISTMVQMDDYWFCDSFSFVATKYGLVAKEKRDGVSYTNLERMGECEITTLESGVIDDERVLEKLEEMIYMNEWELQAICFDPYQFSSLIAMIEKRHPEWPLIEVRQNTMVLNMPTRQLRDEVLKGTIKHAGNQLLTMAINNARVKVDNNGMRIDKDKNSNKIDPLDALLDAYAVCYLEPFDGSGYWTNEKILGGGSLF from the coding sequence ATCGTAGATAAGAAATATCAAGATGTAGCTTATAAGTACGCTAAAGAAGTGCTTGACGGAAAGCGTAGAGTGAGTGCGAAAGTCTATAAGGCTTGCAAGCGACACATGAGAGATTTAGAGAACATCCCTAATAGCGACTACGACTACTTTCCAGACATGGCGCAGAACCCGATTGATTTCATTGAAATCCTCCCAGATGTCAAAACTGGTAAGCCTTATCCACTAGCAGAATTTCAGAAGTTTATCATTGCTAGTTTATACGGTTGGCGCAGAAAAACAGATAAGACTATCAGACGATTCAGAAAGGCTTTGATATCACTGGCCCGTAAGAATGGTAAGACGATTCTTGTGGCTGGTATTGCTTTATACGAGTTTTTATTTGGTCGTAATCCAGCGATGTCACGACAGTTATTTTGTACAGCTAACACACGAGCACAGGCACGTATCGCGTATGACATGGTTCGTAAACAGTTAGATGCGCTAAGAAGTCAAAATGACGATATCAGAAAGGCTACTAAAATAGTGCGTGACGAACTCAGAAACTTGAATGATGAAAGTTATGTACGTGCATTAAGCCGTGAAACAGGGGCAGTAGATGGATTTGAGCCGTATGTAGGCATTTTAGATGAGTTTGCAGCATCGAAAACAAATGAAATGATTGAATTGCTTGAATCTGGTCAAGGGCAGTTGGATAATCCATTAATTCTAATTATCTCAACCGCTGGATTTGATTTGAACGTACCAATGCACGCAGTTGAGTATCCATACATCGAACGGATTTTAAATGAAGAAATAACCGATGATGGTTACTTTGTATTTGTCGCAGAGCAAGATAATGAAGATGAAATCAAAGATGAAGCCAACTGGATAAAATCAAACCCTATCTTAGAAGTTGAAGCGCTCTATGATAAGATGATGAGCTACCTAAGAAAGCGTAGGAAAGTATCACTTGAGACTGGTACAGTGAATGAAGTGCTGGTTAAAAACTTCAATATGTGGCGACAATCATCTGAAAGCTCATATATGGATAAATCGAGTTGGCAACAGGCTAAACTCGATGAAAAACCAAACACACGTAAGCGTAGGGTTTGGATTGGTGTCGATGTTGGTAAGGTTAACGACTTATTCGCTATATCCACGATGGTCCAGATGGACGACTATTGGTTTTGCGATAGTTTCTCCTTTGTAGCTACTAAATATGGACTAGTTGCTAAAGAGAAACGCGATGGTGTCTCTTATACGAATTTAGAACGTATGGGAGAGTGTGAAATAACCACACTTGAGAGTGGCGTGATTGATGATGAGCGTGTCCTTGAGAAGTTGGAAGAGATGATCTATATGAATGAATGGGAATTACAAGCGATATGCTTTGACCCATACCAGTTTAGCTCATTAATCGCAATGATTGAGAAGCGACATCCAGAATGGCCACTAATCGAAGTTAGACAAAACACAATGGTCTTGAATATGCCCACCAGACAACTACGAGATGAGGTTTTGAAAGGCACAATCAAGCACGCTGGAAATCAACTACTTACTATGGCTATTAATAATGCGCGTGTCAAGGTTGATAATAACGGTATGCGTATTGATAAGGACAAGAATAGCAATAAAATTGACCCACTAGATGCCCTATTAGACGCTTATGCAGTATGCTACCTTGAACCATTTGACGGGTCTGGTTACTGGACGAATGAAAAGATTTTGGGAGGAGGTAGCCTGTTTTGA
- a CDS encoding DUF1642 domain-containing protein codes for MNKQELIEKLKIIDGGYGSRYYIAISDVFELLEQLDEPQPIKLKDIIARIKSLDVGIQEVWLNKILKELGSDYGSLKYRAGYEQGKFDSTMEHEKVTVPQFVADWIEDCKTKGKSLLKSLLYTPGKVNSWVDDPDNQETFALAWINGYEVEQEKRYTVKLKNTDDYLVKTAANSYRFYNNIYTQNRKHTKEEIEKSGFGWVFDCEGIEVEKVEE; via the coding sequence ATGAATAAACAAGAATTAATTGAAAAACTAAAGATAATCGATGGAGGTTATGGTAGCAGATATTATATAGCGATTAGTGATGTTTTTGAACTGCTTGAACAACTAGACGAACCGCAACCGATTAAATTAAAAGACATCATCGCACGAATTAAGAGCCTAGATGTTGGGATTCAAGAAGTTTGGCTCAATAAAATTTTAAAAGAGTTGGGTAGCGATTATGGATCACTAAAATATAGAGCTGGGTATGAGCAAGGTAAGTTTGACAGTACTATGGAACATGAGAAAGTCACAGTACCGCAGTTTGTGGCAGATTGGATTGAGGATTGTAAAACAAAAGGGAAGAGCTTACTTAAATCTCTTTTATACACACCGGGAAAAGTTAATAGCTGGGTGGATGATCCAGATAATCAAGAAACATTCGCTCTAGCGTGGATTAATGGCTACGAGGTCGAACAAGAAAAGCGGTACACAGTTAAATTAAAAAACACAGATGATTACCTTGTGAAAACAGCCGCTAACAGCTACCGTTTTTATAACAACATTTACACACAAAACAGAAAACACACAAAAGAAGAGATTGAAAAAAGTGGTTTTGGCTGGGTGTTTGATTGTGAAGGTATTGAAGTTGAGAAGGTGGAAGAATGA
- a CDS encoding phage portal protein, giving the protein MSFFQPLGSTKPSYDDYISSVLSGNYSPEYTGISALKNSDILTAVTIIAGDIARFPLLKKDFTGNIEQDADLNYLLNVKSTGNVSARTWKFAMTVNAILTGNSFSRILRDPKTGKALQFQFYRPSETTVEETNDHRLIYTFRDRLTGVSVKCDASDVIHWKFFSHDTILGRSPLLSLGSEISLQDGGLNTLIKFFRDGFSSGIIKLKGAQLNGEARKKARMDFEKMREGSTGGSPLVFDDTQEYTPLEIDTNVLQLITSNNFTTAQIAKALRVPSYKLGVNSPNQSVDQLAKDYVTNDLPFYFDAISSELALKVLGDEERKLFKIEFDTRSVTGRNVDEITKLIINQVITPNEGRVELGKERSSDPNMDRYQSSLNYVFLDKKEEYQAMKGGENENGKENQDERASDLE; this is encoded by the coding sequence ATGAGTTTCTTTCAACCATTGGGATCAACCAAGCCCTCTTATGATGATTACATTTCGTCCGTGTTATCTGGCAACTACTCCCCAGAGTACACGGGAATTTCTGCATTAAAGAACAGTGATATCTTAACCGCAGTAACCATCATCGCTGGGGATATCGCACGATTTCCGCTATTAAAGAAAGACTTTACGGGGAATATCGAGCAAGATGCAGATTTGAACTATCTCTTAAATGTTAAATCAACTGGTAACGTGTCAGCACGTACATGGAAGTTTGCCATGACCGTTAACGCGATTTTAACAGGGAATTCATTCTCTCGAATCTTACGAGACCCGAAGACTGGTAAGGCACTTCAATTTCAGTTCTACAGGCCCTCAGAAACGACTGTAGAAGAGACGAACGACCACAGACTGATTTATACCTTCCGTGACCGTCTAACAGGCGTATCGGTCAAATGTGACGCTTCTGATGTTATCCATTGGAAGTTTTTCAGTCACGATACCATTTTAGGACGATCTCCACTACTTTCCCTTGGCAGTGAGATCAGCTTGCAAGATGGCGGATTGAATACCTTAATTAAATTCTTCCGTGATGGCTTCTCTAGTGGAATTATTAAATTAAAAGGCGCTCAGTTGAATGGTGAAGCCCGCAAAAAAGCCCGTATGGACTTTGAGAAGATGCGTGAGGGTTCGACTGGTGGCAGTCCTTTGGTATTTGACGATACACAAGAGTACACACCACTCGAAATTGATACGAATGTATTGCAATTAATTACATCCAATAACTTTACAACCGCTCAAATTGCGAAAGCATTACGAGTACCAAGCTATAAGCTGGGTGTGAATAGTCCTAACCAGTCCGTGGATCAGTTAGCAAAAGACTACGTTACCAACGACTTGCCATTTTATTTTGACGCTATTTCAAGCGAACTCGCCCTTAAAGTATTGGGTGATGAAGAGCGCAAGCTATTTAAGATTGAGTTTGACACTCGAAGCGTAACAGGTCGGAACGTAGATGAAATCACGAAGTTGATTATTAACCAAGTTATCACACCCAATGAGGGGCGCGTGGAGCTTGGTAAAGAGCGTTCGTCTGATCCTAACATGGATCGTTATCAATCCAGCTTGAATTACGTGTTCCTCGATAAGAAAGAGGAATACCAAGCAATGAAAGGGGGTGAGAATGAAAATGGCAAAGAGAATCAAGATGAAAGGGCCTCTGATCTCGAATAA
- a CDS encoding head maturation protease, ClpP-related, whose translation MAKRIKMKGPLISNNEYEVYEFFGLEAVSAKSITDQFPEDINEDITLEVNSNGGLVTVGSEIYTALKEYKGHVTVEVTGMAASAASVAIMGADTIKISPTAQIMIHKALLTRASGNSDDLEKAVNALKSSDQSIINAYVSKTGLSEDEIFEMMKNETFMSANEAIEKGFADEIMTFEKDLGAVASLESGLLPQAVIDDFYSRKKSNAKEAQAMLFELEKEAILNGL comes from the coding sequence ATGGCAAAGAGAATCAAGATGAAAGGGCCTCTGATCTCGAATAACGAGTACGAAGTGTATGAGTTTTTTGGTTTAGAGGCAGTCAGCGCAAAGTCGATTACAGATCAATTTCCAGAAGATATCAACGAGGATATCACGCTAGAAGTCAATTCCAACGGTGGTCTAGTGACAGTAGGAAGCGAAATATATACCGCTCTTAAAGAATACAAAGGCCACGTCACAGTGGAAGTGACAGGAATGGCTGCGAGTGCTGCAAGTGTTGCGATTATGGGTGCGGACACAATCAAAATCAGTCCGACAGCTCAGATTATGATCCATAAAGCGCTACTTACACGAGCATCTGGGAATAGTGATGATTTAGAAAAGGCTGTAAATGCTCTTAAATCTAGCGATCAATCGATTATTAATGCGTATGTCTCAAAGACTGGTTTATCAGAAGATGAAATCTTCGAAATGATGAAGAATGAAACCTTTATGTCGGCAAATGAAGCGATTGAAAAAGGTTTTGCTGATGAAATCATGACTTTTGAGAAAGATTTAGGCGCAGTAGCAAGCCTCGAAAGTGGACTGTTACCGCAAGCTGTCATCGATGACTTTTATTCACGGAAGAAATCGAACGCAAAAGAAGCTCAAGCGATGTTATTTGAGCTGGAAAAAGAGGCCATCTTAAACGGCCTTTAA